TTTTTCGGCGCCACCTTCCGCGGCCCGGCGGCTCTCGCCGCGTTGCGCCGCGCGCATGCGGACGCCGATCTCGCCGCCACGCTGGTCGCGCTCACGGTGGAGTCCGTCGCGGGCGCGCTCGCGGGCCTGCCGGCCGAGCGGCTCTTCGTCGCCGGCGGTGGCAGCGCGAACCCAACCCTGATGGCGGCGCTTGCCGCGCGCCTGGCGCCGCTGCCGGTGGTGACGAGCGCGGCGCTCGGCCTGCCGCCCGCCGCGAAGGAGGCGGCCGATTTCGCCGTTCTCGCCCTGGAGGCGGCCGCGGGCCGCCCCGTCAGCCTGCCCGCCGTCACCGGCGCCCGGGTCCC
The sequence above is drawn from the bacterium genome and encodes:
- a CDS encoding anhydro-N-acetylmuramic acid kinase; its protein translation is FFGATFRGPAALAALRRAHADADLAATLVALTVESVAGALAGLPAERLFVAGGGSANPTLMAALAARLAPLPVVTSAALGLPPAAKEAADFAVLALEAAAGRPVSLPAVTGARVPALAGLFAPAAGIPV